TCCCCTTGAAGACTTTTATATGCCTTATACCCTTTTCCATCTACATCCTGTATCAACTTACGTAACCGTTCCATATCCGTCACCTTCCTTTACATCCATTCGGTGCTACTAGTGACTATGGTATACGATTTATGAAAGTTTGTAAAAAAGTTAATTGTTTGGCGCTTTGCTCCCTTATGAAGAATAATTTTTTTCTATTCTCTCAGTGTATTTGTGCTTCATATGCCTTATGAGAAACAAATCTTGTTATTCGCTTCTTTGGTTTTGTTCTTTATAAAAAAAGTAAAAAACGCAATGCCTCGTTCTCTCAGAAACGAAACACTGCGTTGGAAACATAAGTATGGAGCGGGTGATGGGAATCGAACCCACGACATCAGCTTGGAAGGCTGAGGTTTTACCACTACACTACACCCGCATATTATTAGTTATTTACTTTGAAATAGCCCACGCTATTGGTCAGGTCCCTGCATCTTTTAGCTTAGTCAGTGATGATGGATGCTTCGGAGCAACTCGATGTTTATTCATAAGAAGTAATTGCTCGTAACTACACCCGTACGTCAGTAACTTTTATAACTTTAATAACTTTAATTACAGCCTCGGAACAAATTGAATAACAAAAGTAATTATAACAAGTTCTTTTTGGACAGGCAACCATTAATTCAAAAAAAATCATTTTTTGTCGAATCTTTTTTAACAGAAATAAAAAGTACTTGTATATTTTTTTATGATTGTGCCCTCATAGTTAAAACATGATAGATTTACGCTTCACCTCCCAAAAAAACAAAACTACACCCACTGGATGTAGTCATATTATAATACGCAGTTTTGAACACCACATTTTTCACATATTAGCATTTTTTCGAAGTAATCGATTTTCTTTATAATAAAATATTTCTGATCTGCATCTAGGACCCCTTGTTCTTTCCATTTACTAATAATACGGCTAACTGTCTCACGAGAGATTCCAACCAGTTTCCCAATATCCTGAACCATGATTGGTTCGGAAATATAAATTCCCTCAGCAGTTATAACACCGTACATATTACTTAAACGGACAAAAACAGAGGCAACTGCACCCTCAGAACCCAAGATCAAATAATCTCTAAGCTTTGCTTTACTTCCTTCTAAAGATTCGGCTAGCCACTTGGTAACTTGAAGGCTTAATCTGCCATTTTGAGACATAATAGTCTCCATATGTTCTCTTTCAATATAGTAAAGTTTACAGTTTGTTACAGCTTCAGCTGAGTTAGAGTAAAGATTCCCACTAAAAATACCTATCTCACCAAAGGAGTCTAGATCTTGCCTTATAAACACTGTGATTTCCTTGTTTTTCTTCATTTGTTTAAAAACTCGAATTTGACCCTTTTTAATGAAAAACAACTTGTCTGCAAATTCACCCTCGCGAAAAATAAAATCTCCTTTTGTAACAGTCAGTGGTTTGGAATTTCCTAACAGCATGTCTCTATCATATGAATCTAAGCGTTCTAACAAAGGAATCATACATTCTCCTCCAATAAACATAATGCTGCTATTTAATAATAGCATATATTTAATTTCTATCATTCTTTTTAATGACTGGGAATGTATGGATTAAACCATTTTGAAAAATTTTTCCTTTAAAACAGTAAAATTTTTGAATGAAAAATTTTTTGGGGGAGAAAGTAATATCGGGAGGTGAAAAACAATGGCTAAAAATAACCGCAATAGCAACAATCGCAACAACAATGATTACAACAACAATAACAACAATAACAACAATGAATTAAATGTCGACAACGCAAACACTGAATTCGCTAACGAAAATGATGCACAAAACCTTAACAACAATGGACGTAATAACAACCGTAATCGCAACAATCGCAATAACTAATTTAGTAGTAAAAACAACCCCCGTTTTATTCGGTACGGGGGTTATTGCATGTACTTTTACTTTAGACATATTATTTGTGGATTATTCGTCCTTTGCAATCCATTATATTCCTCGAGTCGTATCCTACAAACCCAAAAATACATAATTCCCCTTAGATTATCAAAACTAATCTTACAAAGAAAGGGGGTAAAAAAATGGATGAACAGATGTTACCAACCGAAGACTTGATTATCATTATTATCGCCGTAATTCTTGGAACATTGGCAAGAATTTTCACCATAAAAGAGGATTATAGACAATACCCAAGTTTTCCTAACGGGTACCTTATTCATGTCATTACAGGGTTTGTTGCTGCGGCATTAGGATCAGTAGCCATTCCGGCATTACTGACGAAGAACTTTATAGCCGTTACTTTTTTGACATTGGCACTTCAACAATTCCGAGATGTTAGAAAATCAGAACGTGAGAGCCTTGCCGACTTAGAGGAAACCGAATATACGTATCGGGGCAAAGCCTATATTGACGGAATTGCCAAGACCTTTGAATCAAGAAATTATCTTGCCTTTGTAACATCTTTTGTAACCTCCATTACTATTTATAGTTTACCTTTTGTCCTCTGGATTAATATTATCATTGGAGTAGGAGTCGGACTAATCTGCTTCATTTCCCTTAAGCGTTTTTCTAAAGGGAAAAGCATTGGAGATATTGCCGATGTTGAGGTTGGAAAGATAAAGGTAGAAAACTCTAATCTCTATGTGGATGATATTTGGATTAGTAATCTTCTCGGTACAGAAAATGCGGAGAAAATGTATAGGGAAGAAGGATTGGCAGTTGTTATCACACCACATGAAGATCATTTCCGAATAAATCTAGATAACTATGGCCAGCGCCAAGCAGCTCTTTTTGAAGCCTGTCGAGCATTAGGCGTAAAAAGATATCATTTTACAAGGAAGGAATATGAAACAGGCAGAATAATTATTACTCTTATTCCAATAAAAAAGGATTCTGATGCACTTATTGAGGCAGTGAAAAAATGCCCGTTATTGGAATCCACAAAAAAATCTCATGCGGTAATGAATACAAACATGAAAGGATGATCGAATATGGGTAGAGAATCATCCATGAGGCCAAGCTATGAAATTCTTGCCTACGTAACCTCGAAAAGAGAAAGAGTTATTGCAGGTCCTCTTTCCCTTTATGGCGAGGATGAAAAAGAATGTAAAGAACTTAGTGTGGACATAGCAAAAGCAATGAAGGCTGATGTCGTCAAAATGACAAACGGAGATTATTTGATCATTCGTGTCTGACAACTCCCACAGCTAAAGCAGTGGGGTTCTAGGATACTAACAAGCTTCTTGTACCAATTCTTTAAACCGTTTTTCTAGATCTTCCTGCAGAAAAATCTTCCTTCTATAACGAGGTCAGAAAACAAAATGATAGTTTAATAAGGACACAGTGGTTTTCGTTCTTCTATATTCATTCCTACATTTATTTCATCCTTATTAAATACAAAATGAAACAAATGTGTAAAAAAAATGAAATCTTCAACTACTTAAAGCACCACAAACCGTCGGTTTAACATGTGGTACTCCTTATTGACCTCACTCGCCTTAAGGAGTGGGCTTTCTCGTTTGGAAAATCTGTAAAAAACGAGATAGATTAACCATCTCGCTACTTCACTATTCATCCTATTTTTTGATAGACATCTGAACTACAAATCACATAGAGTGCTGCAGTTTCTGGAATTTTTTCATCTAACCTCCGATTGATATCCAAGCGATTACCGTCAGCTATTAAGGTGGCACCTTCTTGCAATAAGTCTAGAAATGCATCTCGATAGGTCTCCCATTCCACTTTTCTTGAGACCTTATATAAGTTTTCTCCATGTTGCCTGCTGATCAATTGGGTGTAGACTTGACTTACTCCTATGTACATAGCAGACCTAACAGCAAGGCTAGATATTGTTTCTTGTGATAGGATAAACTCATCCACTTTCACATGAGTAAAATTAGTTGTATGTTTCTCGGTCATGACTTCTACAGTTGTATGCACCTTGGGAGCAACACGTTCAACAGTTATGGCAATGGAGAGGGTTTTTGCATCTTGAAGTGAAGAATCTTGAATCAAGTCGTCTGAGAAAACAATCACGGACATAGCATCCTGTATATTGGCGCTTTCATAGGTTGTTTCATCTGTTGGATCTCCTTGAATAAAATGTACTCTTTCCAAAGAAAGATCAAATGGAGATTTCTCCAGTTGGGCAATAACGACAACTTCTTTTTTCTTATCAGATTGTAAAATTTCATGTACCGCGGCCTCTGTTTTCTTTCCCCAACCTACAATAACGATGTGATTTTCCTTTAAATAACTCAACTTTCCTTCCTCCCTTTTCTTTCTAAAAATATTAAACGCGTCCACGATTTTCCCGATAACCACCCCTAATAGTCCAATTCCAATTAAGTACATGAAAACCGCAAATATTTTTCCCGGCATGGTGACTGGAGAATAATCCCCATACCCAAC
This genomic window from Bacillaceae bacterium S4-13-56 contains:
- a CDS encoding Crp/Fnr family transcriptional regulator; its protein translation is MIPLLERLDSYDRDMLLGNSKPLTVTKGDFIFREGEFADKLFFIKKGQIRVFKQMKKNKEITVFIRQDLDSFGEIGIFSGNLYSNSAEAVTNCKLYYIEREHMETIMSQNGRLSLQVTKWLAESLEGSKAKLRDYLILGSEGAVASVFVRLSNMYGVITAEGIYISEPIMVQDIGKLVGISRETVSRIISKWKEQGVLDADQKYFIIKKIDYFEKMLICEKCGVQNCVL
- a CDS encoding YIEGIA family protein → MDEQMLPTEDLIIIIIAVILGTLARIFTIKEDYRQYPSFPNGYLIHVITGFVAAALGSVAIPALLTKNFIAVTFLTLALQQFRDVRKSERESLADLEETEYTYRGKAYIDGIAKTFESRNYLAFVTSFVTSITIYSLPFVLWINIIIGVGVGLICFISLKRFSKGKSIGDIADVEVGKIKVENSNLYVDDIWISNLLGTENAEKMYREEGLAVVITPHEDHFRINLDNYGQRQAALFEACRALGVKRYHFTRKEYETGRIIITLIPIKKDSDALIEAVKKCPLLESTKKSHAVMNTNMKG
- a CDS encoding ion channel → MYIINKIGFQLLKMKNLTIGIVTVVFIALCTITIYFLEPENFESLPNSFYYVMTTFSTVGYGDYSPVTMPGKIFAVFMYLIGIGLLGVVIGKIVDAFNIFRKKREEGKLSYLKENHIVIVGWGKKTEAAVHEILQSDKKKEVVVIAQLEKSPFDLSLERVHFIQGDPTDETTYESANIQDAMSVIVFSDDLIQDSSLQDAKTLSIAITVERVAPKVHTTVEVMTEKHTTNFTHVKVDEFILSQETISSLAVRSAMYIGVSQVYTQLISRQHGENLYKVSRKVEWETYRDAFLDLLQEGATLIADGNRLDINRRLDEKIPETAALYVICSSDVYQKIG